DNA from Clarias gariepinus isolate MV-2021 ecotype Netherlands chromosome 23, CGAR_prim_01v2, whole genome shotgun sequence:
ATATCATTAAATGCTCCGAGTTCAATCCCACTATTGGCAATAGGATTAGCGCTCATTTCTGGGGGAATAAAGAGATCCTTAACATTTAACCCATTACATATACTATAATGTATATGAAGCTGCAATTATACTGTAGTACATGCACATACAAAGTGCCTTTGCTAATGATCCAGCTGAAATACATACGGTggcacttcacggccaccgtaAATACacctcagataatgcatttatattttgtaaccACAAAATCCCTCTGTCTTCCAAATTTtcattttcagtgtttatggcaataagctactgctgagccacaccccaCCAAAGAGTAGCAGAGCTAGGCAACAAGACAGGGGAGGGGCTTTTcttgtatgaggtcacattaggggaaaaatctaattatCTTTTTTAAGCTCTGGACAATAAAAGAGATagaatgtaattttaaatatagaaaaaaacgGTTCATAGGTTTTTGTTTtccacttttttccttttcctacATTTTGCACTGGATATCCAATTGAAAGTCTGAAAAttactaaaaagtgaattttacataataatcataattagaagatgtatttttaaatttaaaacatgctTTCATGTCATAGTTTGACTTGAGACTAGTTCAAGCATACATTCTCTATAGGATTGTAATACATGATGCATTGCATAAATcggtgcatatactgtactgtatgttgtcagTATGACTTGGAGCCAGGAAATCTTTTTAGAATGATTAAACTGGTTTGTCGCAGAGAACAAAATGTAGAATCACATTATATAAATTACTGATATTTAGACTGTTTGGAGAGAATTTATTATATCATTAATTAACCCAGATAGCTCAAATTTTCCAGTCAGATTTATGACTAGCCTACATTTTCTACCAGTATCACATTTCAAACACATttccctaatttttttttttgattctgtaagCTTTTTAGAGATAATGACCATTGAccaagcactatataaataaaactgaattgaattgaattgtttttttaaacctattaaTCATATATGCTAAATGTACTTTAAATAAGCATTGGTGTGCACAGCATGGTTAAGAAATGCATAGCTTTACTCCCTCACATCTCAAGGGTCCCTGGTTTAGTCCTTGAAGGTGGAGTTTTCTCATGTTGTTCCTGCCCCCGTATGGTTTATGTTACTTCTGCTTTGCACCAGCTGTGTGTAGGTGAACTTTTACCTTGTGAACCTTGTGAGCCAAGAAAAAAAGTGTAGTCTCTTCGGTCAGTAAAACAAAATGGGGGTGGGGCGGTGGGGGGGTTCTTTCTTAAGTAACTTGAACACTAGACTTTAGcacacataaaataataataatattttttccttttccagctCTTTCACTTGCATATTTTACTAAATTTACAGATTTCCCCCAAACCCAGTATGTTATGTAAAACTTGAATAGTGTTAAAAGTGCTGTATactgtgcatttttttatataagaacATTTCTTGGATGTTCATATTTCTATCATTTCAGATGATGAAAAAGCATACCTAGAACATGCAAGGATTGCATCCCTTTAAATGCATCCTTGTGGATTTTGCTGATCTTGTTGTCATGGATTCTTAGCTccaagatgttttttggcagATTTTCAGGTATTTGTGTCAACAGATTGTATGACAAGTAGAGTAGTCGAAGTTTTCCCATGTTTTGGAAAGCTTTTGGATGAATCTTTGAAATCTGGTTATTCACCAGAAACAAGGCCTGTagtaataaatgcaaaaaatatacatGACTTGATTATGCATGATAACATAACTGATACAGTTTTAGTGTTAAAACACAGGAGCTTATGTGTTAGTGTTTACTTAATACATTTGCCATGTTCTAAAAAAATGTTCTAGTGTCTTGATCACGTCTAAACTTATACATGAGAATACATAAGAGATATATCAtgtatatatcaaatatataagAGAATATCATGTCACACTTAGTAATAGTAAACATGAACATCAGTCATTTCTCTTACATAGAGAttactcatttttttaaagtcattctcCTTGATTTCAGTGATATCATTGTTTTGAAGATCAATCATTAGTGTGTCTTCTGGAATATCCCGTGGCACTGATGTCAAACctattaaaacataaacacGAGTGATTATGTCATCATACTAATTAAGAACTTCCTGTGGGCTGTTAACACCCAGtcagtaaagaaaaaagcatCTATTACCTAGATCTGAACACTGAACAACTTTTCTGAAGCACTGGCAGCCAAAAGGGCAGTCTGTAATAAAGTTGTCTTCAATCTTGTCATCTTCGTCAGCATCGtcattgtcatcatcatcttcatcactcCCATCGTCCTGTTGCATGATGTCATGAATCTTCATCAACTCCATGATGTTTATTGGCTTGTATGGTTTTCCATGGCACAGGAAAAGTAAGGCGAACAACAAAATCACTCTCATTTTGTGGAGAATAGGTCGGGATGTTTAGGGCctgaatgggggaaaaaatgcatgTAGTGGTACAAACTGTTTATTTGATTATGTTACACAAAATCTGTTGAGTATATTGTTGTAGTAGTTGTGGTAATATACCGGACATTAATGACTACAACTAATGCTTTTTATCTATAAcaattgtttttaaagaataatttagaaaaaaataaattactattcAAGAATGTGTGCACATACAAATGTAGAggaatatagaaataaaacatgtcAATTTGCTGTATAAGCTGCATTCTCAGCTAGAGGGCAGGAAACGCTTATATTCTGTGAAATTTGCTAGGTTAAAAACCTTATTTGGCTCCCAATCTCATCTTCTTTATATTTCCATCACCTAAAATAGTTGCTATAGCAACAATTGTTGctaaattaaaagaataattataatacgTTTCAATATTAAGTACACTAAGAAAATCTACATATAatgttaattgaaataaatgtggATTAAGACTATTACAGcatgtaaatgttaataaaatgtaatcagGAATGGATTGTGATCTGTCAGCTTTTAGGAAAACCAggtatgttaaaaaatatttcagttcTACAAAAAATATCAAGGACCTTAGTAATATTACAGAAGAGACATTAGTAAAGTGGTGTTTTAGAgttgtgaaaaaaatacaacCAAGTATATAGAAAGATTTTACTATATTCTCACCCTTTTATGTATAAATTGGATATATAATACTCTTCCTATAAACAATTGAAATATTAGCCCTACAACATTCTTTGATTAGTTTTTTCTATTTAACAGGCATTTAATAGAGCTGTATCAATAGATATCTGTATAAAAGTCACTATATTGATTTCATCCGCATTTTATGTCGATATGCTTAAATCTGCAGTACTTTTTGTGAGTAACTTAATAAAGTGATTGTATTGAATTGTAGCAATTAGAATAATGAATTGTAGTGATTtagtaatttataaatattcaaGTAGACTCACAGAAAGTATTCAGTAGTTTAGTTCTAACTCAGTTCAGTATCAATTCAATATCAACAATTCAGcactttatgtaaaataaaaaataataataattattattaagtcaTACCTGAAAAACAGTGGTTATCTTTGTTATACTCCAAAATCCTGATGGAGCAACATTAAAGTGTCTGCTGAACCCAAATCCCTGCACAGAAGTtcaagatgaaaaaaaagtatatgctGAAGAGAGTTGCTCAATGGTCATTAAAAGACCAGAGGAGCTACATGTGAGAAGACATCACACACTGATCACAGTGTCAGTAAATTCTTGCTGCTGAATACATAATATTTCAGGGCATATGTTTCTCATCACTGCTTGAATCCTGGCCAAAACTGTAAACTTTTATGTTCAAGCTGTTATTATAGTCCTTATAAAGGGTATTGGGGTGGGTCCTGGCGGACCAGCACACTCTGAGTGGGCGTCCTTTTGGTGTTTTAAATGCATTGGCTTCTACTGTTctctttcatttgttttttttttatcattattgtgAGAAAGATTTCTGTTTAGTAAAACTACTAGGAAGCCAAAAGCTAGTTAGACATTACTATTTATAGTCTATTTATATATCCAGAtagtacatattttatatattattccGAATATGTTGTATGACCTTGCAATTCAATAAATCTTTCCTAACtacaaattgaatttaataaataatatgacCAAGAGGAGCACATAGAtgtaaaatctaataaatcCCCAAGCTAGTTAATTACTTAAACTTTTGGAATTTAAAGAGGTAATAACAACTCAATAGCAAAAGGAATTATTATAAGTATACGGTATGGCTAAAGTCTTCTATAACAGTTTCCAGGAAATACATTACAATGTGCTTACAACAGCACAGCTTTACTTAGGGCTGTATTTATGGCAATCTCACAGTGCCAAATATGGATAGGTTTGGCAAGGGTACTTGTATATGATTGAAATTCTTCTCTATTAAGTAGATTTTCCCTCTTACCCCACATGCCTTTTTTACCTAAATAGTAGCAGTGCCAGTTCATTTAAGTATAAAAGAAACTACTACCAGCCACCTTTATAGTGGTcacttaatataaaataaaaagagaaatgagtgtatatatttaacaatatgAATAGAATTTCATAGAAACTTAAAAATTCAGTTGTGATATTGCACTTGAAGATATTGCATGTTTGTTGAATTGGGGTgtcatacactgatcagctgtAAAATCAACACCACTGTCAGGTGAATTAAGCAAAACTGATCACCAGCTACGCAtaagcaaactggtgacaggagcATGGGCACTCAAGGCTCACCGAGGCccatggggaccaaaggccaaccAGTCCAGTTCATATCCACAGAAAAGTTGCCTAGAATGCAAAGAGCCCAATGCCAACAACCCAGCCCCCAAACtgatcccaatccaatcaagAACTTATGGGATGCGCCAAACACAATGTCCGAGCCACACACAAACCACCCTGCAGCCCACATGAGACAAAGGATTTGCttccaatgtcctggtgccagacaccaaagCATACCCTCAGCGGtattgtggagtcatgcctcagttttttttttttccccaaagatCAGGAAGTAGGGCAATTCTGTGTCTTCATGACTACTGCTGTGGTATTAGTGGGCCAGGAGAGGTCATAGGAAATGTGCATACAATAAACATGAAAGCAGGGACCCTCTTCACGCACTCTCTGTTGATGTAAGAGGGATAGTAGCCtgcatatatattattattattattattaatattattatattgttttccagaagtttattatgaataacttttgtttttgaGGACAAGATTGTTTGCTAAACACCACACTGCCAGTCTTTGGACCTCATCCTTGTCGAATGTTTTATCTCCTCCTGAGATACTCTAAGTCCAACCATAGTTACATCATCCGTGAAATGAGATGATGATGTTGGTGGAAGCACAGTGATGAGTGAGAGGGCATAGAAAATAGAGCTCAATACTGTCCTGTTTTTCATGCAACAAATGTCTTTCAACAACTGAGTGTAAAGGGGGAAACACATCGAAACTAATCTGAGGACACAAGTTGAAATTGAAAGCAGTGGGACGCAGAGGGACCCTAGATGGAAGGGAGTTTGGGGGGGATTTTATCAGGAAAACCTTACTGGTTTTGATATGCTTCATGACCAgctttttaaagcactttattaTGACTGTTGTACTGTACAACTAGACAGTTGTTATTGTTGGCTGCTAATGACATTTTTTGATAGGGGAATGATTGTGGCAGACTTTAGGCAAGGCAGAATGATGGATTTGGGTAGGGACAAGGTAAAGATATTTGTGAAGAGCTGGTTTGCATGTTCATTTAGCACACATCCTGTCACGCCATCAGGGCCAGGAGTTTTCCTGGGTTCCTCTCTCTGATGTCTTACATCATGCTCCTGCGGAGTTGAGGATGTGGCTGATGTACAGTAACTGTCTCTACTGTTGTCATCTCATAATGAGTAAAGAAACAATTAGATTTTCTGGCCAGCGCGGCAATGCCTTTCACAGTCCTGGTTTTATGGTTGGTGGTCTGCTGGATTCCCTGCCACACTCACTGTGGCATGTTGTTAGTGAAGTGGTTCTCAACCTTTCTCTCGTATGCAGACATCAGACTGGGGAAATCTTCAGTGCTTCTTACCCTGGTATGCTTGTTTGTGCCAGTTTGAGTGGTTTGATTGTTTAAGAAGCTTAGCTCCTGGGATTTTCAGGAATAGTatcaatttgaaaaaaaaaaatgttgtgaatATGCGAAAAAGTAGAGGAGAAAGGCCAGAGCAGACATGAAGACTTCCATaactaaaataataacttttttttttttagattaaacgtagtgagcagaaaaaaaatttcacattttatattacacattCCCCATCAGTGCTATGTAAATgatgtaaagaaataataaaacacttggaACTGTTTTTGTGAGATAATCCACTTTTTTTCACATCAGGCAGCATCAGACCACCCTATTGTGCATCATTTTTCTATAAAACCCTTGTTTTTATCTCTTgcttattacattatattgttTTATGCTAGAAAAAATGGATGTGTTCTATCTATTCAATTGTATACTAACTTAACcattaatatttacattgatgtaacacattttttgttAGTTCTTTTCCTGTGTGGGGAAAAAGGTCAGAAGCCCTGGGAATTAATTAGCAttctctgaccaatcagatttgagactTCAGTAATGCTGATATAAggttctaaatgttttttttaagtggtttttttttttactgtacacaTGTGTATATTTCCACAATGGGAGATTTATTATTCAGGGAATGATTAGGTTATATAATTATTcactgcttggccaaaaaaTACACACTTCCATTTTGTCTGCCagcatttagctttgattacagtgtGCAGtgcaattcatgtgtgaaaatgattcctcatgctccaagTACCACTGTTTCACAATTTTACCCTCCCATGccatcagaaaagaaaagaaaatccattGACAGGCTAAtctgatcattcagtacatttaggtagtcagctgacttcattctattgccacataatgatgctaagcctagacctgaccaactgaagccaCCCCCAGATCATAATACTGTCTCCAGAAGCTTGATGGATGCATGAGTATTGAAGGTTGAGGCTTATCCTTTGAGCTACTTTTGCAGCTTCAATAAACTAAACTACTACTGCAACTGCTGAGCCTCCCCTGCAACTTTACGAAGTTGACCTCCAATAATGTTAATTCATGATTAACAATCTTTCGGTCAGATCCTTATTCTAATCTATTTTCCCATTTCAATTGATGCCTGATATGCAGTATCCCGCACAGGTGCCACTGTAACAGgaaaatcaatgttattcatatacatttaaccatcatttaaagttgccagagactcagctgtacggacaaCTGACAACTCaaactgattggtgtatatagGTTATATGCAGTAATTCTATATCCCCTCATAAAAGTGctataaaatgttacaatacagTGAGTACGCTACAGACAAATGCGGTTTTTATAACGACTGTAGGGTATTTTGTTTACAGTATAACTACAGTAGAATAATTTTGTCACAAGAAGAAGAGGACTGTTAAGGAGGCTACAGTGCTTTTGGAACATTGTAAATAAGGAGATTTATAGCTGTCAGATAACAGACTTGTGCAACTCCCTGTGCTTGTAAAAAATACGTCTGTTAATCTCAGATTCAGTTGTTCCTATTTCAGTCAAAGTGGCTTCACACAGCTGACATTAATTTGTGCTGTTAGCCTTGCTTCAATTAGTAACTGCAGTCTGCAAAGCAGCAGTGTTTATGTGATAAATGTCCGACGAATTGTGGTTAATTCAAATTGTGACCTCTCTCATGGTTTACCATTAGCGAGGTACAGTAAACGAAAACTGACTTTTTTACTAAACTCAAGAGTGGATAACATGTTAGTGAGCaaaagctaataataatgataagctAATGTTATGTGCCTGAGTCGGTAACTACGCAAGGTCAAGGTTAATTCATGCTACACATTTAAACGTTAACTGCTGTATATTAATGAAATTTTGTGTTCGCAATCTGACTGTTACATGAATGTTGGTGTTAACTTGCCTTttcactgatttaaaaaaaaaattataataaattgtgggtaaattttgttttatgtacagtaggtgacaTTATCCCATAAATCATTCCCACGTTTAATACCAAGAGAGCCATTCCAGGTAACaaagggtttgttttttttaaggctggtaGGTGgggtatgtttttttatatatatatatatatatatatatatatatatatatatatatatatatatttatttttacaaccaATCATAAGGTTTGTAGTAAATGTGTTTACAGATTATTGGATAGaatgatcaaaaaaaaaataaacttttgtcCAATCATCCATTATTCACATTCCatcatttagtttttattaatctacaaaaattttaaaagttaaatttttgtcTTTATCATGGAAAACAGGTCATCAATGAATATTTTTCGTCATTATTTTCACTGACGAAAGTAACACTGCCTCCAAGATCTATGGTTATTTTATTGGTGCACTAATAGAATAAGTTTCTGTAAGGTCAACTTAATGTGTTCCAATAGGACACTTACTAAAATAACATCTATATTTTGATCTAGACAGTAAACAGGGTTGAAAATTAGGGCACATTACATGTCTGTGCAATATCTATTAAATTTCACAAGAGCAACTTTTTGAGGTGAGAAAGAATGTTGAAGCAAAATGTGAACAATCTGTGAAGTAACAGTCAATGACTACGTGGAGAGGAATATTATGGTCGTGTTGCTGTAAACCCATCATTACAATGATTTAAGTGGtgcaaaaaaacatagacaCTGGTCTacagaaatgtggaaaaagtgatctgGTTAGATGAGTCATGGAACACCGTATGCTCGAAAGTTGGGCCAATGCATGTGAGAAGAGAAAATACTAACCTGAATGTTTTGACCCCACATACCGTGAAGGCCatagtcatttttttattaaatccctGAAGTAGACAGtcaaataattgttttattataagaGTCACTTTCTTCACcatcttttgcatttttttgtcctttctttgtttttctgtttcaacATGGGAAACTCATCAAGTTAACCACAATCCATGTGCCTTGCAAACAATTCAAGCTTGCGCTCAAATGTCAAAGCCTCTTCTAAAAGCGAGAGTTCTGTTTCCCTTGCCTTGCAGTTTAGATTGTTTAACTTACCCAGATGGGTTCATCAGGTTCCGCAATGGAAACATTTTGCTGTTGAAATTGTAAGCCAATCAGTGCCCATTTCTCAGTGAGAGACCCAGTGGATGAAAGCCTAAAGTAAAGACTGGTGGAAGAGGGTTGTTCTCACTAAGTTTACTGATCAGGAATGGAAGCTACATTTCCTTCCCAGAAACTCACACCACGTAATATTACGCCCACTTTAGGAAACTATccacagaaataataaaatctattcCAACAGGAAAGAAACAATTAGATCATGTGTTTACATAGTTACCTGTTGTATGAATTATCAAAGGTTTACACCACCCCTTATATTTCGATTACAATTTTTTGTTCTAAATAAGTCAGATCAGGCCAGTCAGTTTTGATTAAGGTTTTTACATGGTGCATTTTTATTCTGACTGGGGAAA
Protein-coding regions in this window:
- the aspn gene encoding asporin is translated as MRVILLFALLFLCHGKPYKPINIMELMKIHDIMQQDDGSDEDDDDNDDADEDDKIEDNFITDCPFGCQCFRKVVQCSDLGLTSVPRDIPEDTLMIDLQNNDITEIKENDFKKMSNLYALFLVNNQISKIHPKAFQNMGKLRLLYLSYNLLTQIPENLPKNILELRIHDNKISKIHKDAFKGMQSLHVLEMSANPIANSGIELGAFNDMATLYLRIAEARLTAVPKDLPSSLTELHLDYNKIMKVEVEDFIRYKNLLRLGLGFNQIKFVENGSLAYIPKIREIHLDNNRLKNTPPGLNTLKYLQVVYLHANSISSIGVNDFCPTRSKLKKGLYSGISLFANPVKYWQIQPATFRCASGPRSLQIGNLRRK